The Deltaproteobacteria bacterium GWC2_65_14 genome contains the following window.
TCACGATCGAGTACTCCCCGCTGACGTTGTAGGCCGCGACGGGCAGATCGAAGGCCTCCCGGACCCGGAAGATGATGTCCAGGTAGGCGAGCGCGGGCTTCACCATGACGATGTCCGCCCCTTCCCGCACATCGAGGGCCACCTCGCGGAGCGCCTCCCGGGCGTTTGGCGGGTCCATCTGGTAGGAACGGCGGTCACCGAACTTCGGGACGCTCTCCGCCGCTTCGCGGAAGGGGCCGTAGAACCCGCTCGCATACTTCGCGGCGTAGGACATGATCGGGAGGCCGGTGAACCCCTCGTCGTCCAGCGCCGCCCGGATCGCGGCCACCCGCCCGTCCATCATGTCGGAGGGGGCCACCATGTCGGCCCCCGCCCGGGCGTGGGACACGGCGCTTTCCGCGAGGATCTCGAGCGTCGCGTCGTTGTCCACGTCGTCCCCGGAGAGGATCCCGCAATGCCCGTGGTCGGTGTACTCGCAGAAGCAGACGTCGGTGATCACCTGGATCTCCGGCACCGCGTCCTTGATCGCCCGCACGGCGGTCTGGACGATCCCGCTGTCCGAGCAGGCGTCCGAGCCGACCGGGTCCTTCTTCGCCGGGATGCCGAAGAGCAGGACCGCCGGGATCCCCAGCGACCTCGCCTCCCTCACCTCCCGGACCAGGTTTTCCACGCTCAACTGGAAGACCCCGGGCATCGAGGGGATCTCCCTGCGGATCCGCCTCCCGGCGGCGGCGAACATCGGGTAGATCAGGTCGTCCACCGACAGCTTCGTCTCGCGGACCATCCGGCGGATCTCCCCGTTTCTGCGGAGCCTCCGCGGACGGAACTCAGGACGGATCATTCGGGCCCTCCTCCGGTGGGATTCCCGATGCCAGCCGCTCCCCGATCGCGTCCAGCATCCCCGACAGCGTATATCGTTTCGGCAGGATGTGCACACGGAAATTCCGTTCCTCGACGGCCGCGGCTGTCACCTCGCCGATCACCGCGATCCTGCTGCGCGACAGCACGGAGGCCGCCGCTTCCTCCCCCAGGAAGAGGAAGAAGTTGCGGAAGGCGGAGGGGGAGGCGAAGGTGCAGATGTCCGGCGGGTTCGCGAGGATCTCCGCGGCGGCCGCCTCGTCCTTCGGGGGCGCCACGTTCCGGTATGCCGTCACCACCTCGACCGTCCCTCCGCGCCGTGCGATCTCCTCCGGCAGCGCCTCCCGCCCCGCCAGCGCACGGGGGAAGAGGAACCGTTTCCCGGGGATCCCCTCGGCCGCCAGCGACTCGGCCAGCCCCTCCGCGGTGTGGACCGCGGCGGTGAGGTGGACCGGAAATCCCCGCTCCCGGATCTCGCGGCTCGTCCCCGGGCCCACCGAGGCGACCCGAAGTCCCGGCGGCAGGGAGCCGATGCCGCGCGAGGCCGCCCGCTCCAGGAAAAAGCGCGCCGCGTTCGCGCTGGTCAGCAGAAGCCAGTCGAAGCCGGCGAGCCGATCGAGCGCCCCGTCCAGGGCGGCGGGTTCCTCCGGCGGCACGAGCCGGACCGTGGGGACCGGAACCGGAATCCCCCCCCGCTCGCGGATCAGGTCGGAGAAGCTCTCCGCCTGCTCGTCGCCCCGCGTCACCAGGATCCGGAGCCCGCGGAGGCTCATCCCCGCTCCGGGCCGGCCTTCCGGTAGACCTCGTCCAGAATTTCCTTCGCGCCACGGCGGAGCAGCTCCTCGGCCAGCGACACCCCGAGCCCCTCCGGGTCCGCGACCGTCCCCCGGGCGCCGGCGCGGAGGATCTGCGATCCGTCGGGCCGCCCCACCAGCCCCTCCAGGACGATCGCCTCCCCGTCCGTCCGCCCGAAGGAGGCGATCGGCACCTGGCACCCTCCCTCGAGCCGCTTCAGGAACCCCCGTTCCGCGCGGACGGCGTAGGCGGTGTCCCGGTGGTTCAGGAAGGAGACCGCCTCGCGCGTCTCCAGGTCGTCGGTCCGGATCTCGATCCCCAGCGCCCCCTGTCCGATGGCGGGAAGGGAGAGCTCCGGGGGGAGGTACTGGGTGATCTTCGCCTCCCAGCCGAGCCGCCGGATCCCCGCCGCCGCCAGGATGACGGCGTCGAAGAGCCCCTCCTCCATCTTCCGAATCCGGGTGTCCAGGTTCCCCCGGAGGCTCTCGATCCGCAGGTCCGGACGCAGCCCCAGCAACTGGGTCTGGCGGCGCAGGGAGCTGGTGCCGACGCGGCCCCCCTGCGGGAGCTCCTCGAGCCGGCGGTATTTCACGGAGAGGAAGGCGTCCCGGGGATCCTCCCGGCGGGTGATCGCGACGATCCCGAGCCGGTCCGGAAGGTCGGTGGGGACATCCTTCATGGAGTGGACCGCCAGGTCGATCCGGCCGGACAGCAGCGCCTCCTCGATCTCCTTCACGAACAGCCCCTTCCCGCCGACGCGGGACAGGGGAACGTCGAGGATCATGTCTCCCGTCGTCTTGATCTTCGTGATCTCGACCGGCCGGCCGGTCTCCCGCTCGATCTCCGAGCGGATATGCTCCGCCTGCCACAGGGCCAACTGGCTTCCCCGGCTCCCGAGGCGGATCACCCGTTTCGCTCTGCCCAAGGGCTCCTCCCGGTGGTTCTCCCCGTCACGGCTCCGGCTCCTTCCGGTCCCCGGGCTCCTCGGTATCCGCCGTCTCCGGGAGTCCGAAGATCTCCCGGACGACCGCGACGATCTCCATCGGATTGCGCCCGTCGGACTCCTTCTTCATCGCGGCGATCGGGGCGTGCAGCATCTTGTTCAGGATCGAGGCGGCGAGCGACTCCACCACCTTCTTCGCCTTCGGGTCGTCCGTCCCCAGCATCGACACCGCCTTGGCCACCTCCGCCTCCTTCACCTCCTCGAACTTCCGGCGGAGGGAGACGATCGTCGGTGTCACCTGCTGCGCGTTCATCCACCGGAGGAAGCTCCGGACCTCGGCCGTCACGATCTCCTCGGCCTTCGCGGCCTCCTTCTGCCGCTCCTCGAGGTTCGTCTCGATCACGTTGTTCAGGTCGTCGATGTCGTAGACATACACGTTGTCCAGCTGGTTCGCCTCCGGGTCGATGTCCCGCGGCACCGCCATGTCGATGAAGAACATCGGGCGGTTCCGCCGGACCCGGATCACCTCCTCCACGTCGCTCCGCTTCAGGATGAAGTGGGTCGCCCCGGTCGAGGAGAGGACGATGTCCGCCCGCTTCAGGTGGTCCCGGAGTTCGTCGAACCGGACCGGCGTCCCGCGGAACTCCTCCGCGAGCTTCGCGGCCCGCTCGAAGGTGCGGTTGGTCACCAGGATCCCCTTCACCCCGGCGGAGAGGAGGTGCCGGGCCGCCAGCTCGCACATCTCCCCCGCTCCGATCAGCATCACGGTCTTGTCCTTGAGATCCCCGAAGATCTTCCGGGCCAGCTCGACGGCGGCGTAGGAGACCGACACGGCGCTGCTCGCCACCCGGGTCTCCGTCCGGACCCGCTTCGCCACGAAGAAGGCCTTCGTGAAGAACTTGTCGAGGATCGGGCCGATCGAGCGGAACTCCCCCGCATAGCCGTAGGCGTCCTTCACCTGTCCCAGGATCTGCGGCTCC
Protein-coding sequences here:
- a CDS encoding glutamyl-tRNA reductase, with translation MGQIVVVGLNHRSAPVEIREKIAFPQSEIGCALRGLLEREQISEAVIVSTCNRVEVWILASVGYQGTAIVEQFFASFHGIPYGDLNGHLYHYDGEVAIRHLFRVASSLDSMVLGEPQILGQVKDAYGYAGEFRSIGPILDKFFTKAFFVAKRVRTETRVASSAVSVSYAAVELARKIFGDLKDKTVMLIGAGEMCELAARHLLSAGVKGILVTNRTFERAAKLAEEFRGTPVRFDELRDHLKRADIVLSSTGATHFILKRSDVEEVIRVRRNRPMFFIDMAVPRDIDPEANQLDNVYVYDIDDLNNVIETNLEERQKEAAKAEEIVTAEVRSFLRWMNAQQVTPTIVSLRRKFEEVKEAEVAKAVSMLGTDDPKAKKVVESLAASILNKMLHAPIAAMKKESDGRNPMEIVAVVREIFGLPETADTEEPGDRKEPEP
- a CDS encoding hydroxymethylbilane synthase — translated: MGRAKRVIRLGSRGSQLALWQAEHIRSEIERETGRPVEITKIKTTGDMILDVPLSRVGGKGLFVKEIEEALLSGRIDLAVHSMKDVPTDLPDRLGIVAITRREDPRDAFLSVKYRRLEELPQGGRVGTSSLRRQTQLLGLRPDLRIESLRGNLDTRIRKMEEGLFDAVILAAAGIRRLGWEAKITQYLPPELSLPAIGQGALGIEIRTDDLETREAVSFLNHRDTAYAVRAERGFLKRLEGGCQVPIASFGRTDGEAIVLEGLVGRPDGSQILRAGARGTVADPEGLGVSLAEELLRRGAKEILDEVYRKAGPERG
- a CDS encoding delta-aminolevulinic acid dehydratase, translated to MIRPEFRPRRLRRNGEIRRMVRETKLSVDDLIYPMFAAAGRRIRREIPSMPGVFQLSVENLVREVREARSLGIPAVLLFGIPAKKDPVGSDACSDSGIVQTAVRAIKDAVPEIQVITDVCFCEYTDHGHCGILSGDDVDNDATLEILAESAVSHARAGADMVAPSDMMDGRVAAIRAALDDEGFTGLPIMSYAAKYASGFYGPFREAAESVPKFGDRRSYQMDPPNAREALREVALDVREGADIVMVKPALAYLDIIFRVREAFDLPVAAYNVSGEYSIVKAGERLGWVDGSRLMMEILVSIKRAGADLILTYAAREAAKALSE